A single genomic interval of Gammaproteobacteria bacterium harbors:
- the rseP gene encoding sigma E protease regulator RseP, which translates to MDMLQTILITVVTLGILVAVHEYGHFWVARRCGVKVLRFSIGFGKAVWRHQGRDGTEYVVAAVPLGGYVKMLDEREGPVADDELTLSFNRKPVLARIAVVAAGPLANFLLAIFAFYLLYMIGVRGLAPVIGEVRPGSIAEAAGLEPGQELVAIDGEPTRTRQAVAMQLLQRLGESGEIRFSARYPDSELVYETTAHVEGWLKGADEPDLLDGLGIEYLQPVVEPRIAEVMAGSPAELGGMRPADRILAVDGVPVSTWQEWVDLVRDSAGVTLGVKVERDGSPHLLQITPARVKRADGSEGGQVGVSVQVPEWPAEYLRMERYGPLKAWTPALAQTWSLSVFTVDSVRKMLEGLISPKNLSGPITIAKVASASARSGFEAYISFLALLSISLGVLNLLPIPVLDGGHLMYCFIEMLKGSPVSERVQMLGYQVGLFILVGVMMLAFYNDLSRLAAN; encoded by the coding sequence ATGGATATGCTGCAAACCATCCTGATTACCGTGGTGACCCTCGGGATCCTCGTCGCGGTGCACGAATACGGCCATTTCTGGGTTGCGCGCCGCTGTGGCGTCAAGGTCCTGCGCTTCTCGATCGGTTTTGGCAAGGCCGTATGGCGCCATCAGGGGCGCGACGGGACGGAATACGTGGTGGCCGCGGTGCCGCTTGGCGGCTACGTGAAAATGCTCGACGAGCGTGAAGGGCCGGTGGCCGACGACGAGCTGACGCTGAGCTTCAACCGCAAGCCGGTGCTGGCGCGCATCGCGGTCGTGGCAGCGGGCCCGCTGGCCAATTTCCTGCTCGCCATATTTGCGTTCTATCTCCTTTACATGATTGGAGTGCGCGGTCTGGCACCGGTGATCGGCGAGGTCCGTCCCGGATCCATAGCGGAAGCGGCGGGCCTCGAGCCGGGACAGGAACTCGTGGCCATCGACGGCGAGCCGACTCGCACGCGGCAGGCGGTGGCGATGCAATTGCTGCAGCGGCTCGGAGAGAGTGGCGAGATCCGCTTCTCGGCGCGCTACCCCGATTCGGAACTGGTCTACGAGACCACGGCGCATGTGGAAGGCTGGCTGAAAGGCGCCGACGAACCCGATCTGCTGGACGGACTCGGCATCGAGTATCTGCAGCCGGTGGTCGAGCCGCGGATCGCGGAAGTGATGGCTGGCAGTCCGGCCGAACTGGGCGGCATGCGCCCGGCGGACCGCATTCTCGCCGTCGATGGGGTGCCGGTATCCACCTGGCAGGAATGGGTGGACCTGGTGCGCGACAGCGCGGGAGTGACACTCGGGGTCAAGGTGGAGCGCGACGGGTCGCCGCACCTGTTGCAGATCACGCCTGCGCGCGTCAAGCGCGCGGACGGCAGCGAGGGCGGGCAGGTCGGGGTGTCGGTGCAGGTGCCGGAATGGCCTGCCGAATACCTCAGAATGGAACGCTATGGCCCGTTGAAGGCCTGGACGCCCGCATTGGCCCAGACCTGGTCGCTGTCGGTGTTTACCGTGGACTCGGTCCGCAAGATGCTCGAGGGTCTCATATCACCGAAAAACTTGAGCGGACCCATCACGATTGCTAAAGTGGCGTCCGCCTCGGCGCGATCGGGTTTCGAAGCCTATATCAGCTTTCTCGCGCTGCTTAGCATCAGCCTGGGTGTTTTGAACCTGTTGCCGATTCCGGTGCTCGATGGCGGCCATCTGATGTACTGTTTCATCGAGATGCTCAAGGGCAGCCCGGTTTCGGAGCGGGTGCAGATGCTCGGTTACCAGGTCGGCCTGTTCATTCTGGTCGGCGTGATGATGCTGGCTTTTTACAACGACCTGAGTCGCCTTGCGGCAAACTGA
- a CDS encoding OmpH family outer membrane protein — translation MKRFGRTAAIACLMCVFSATALAQGKVAVLNLEEAVFSTEEAKAQFNILRQTPDYTKNKKDAEALKKQYEDLAEQFNKNREVMSAEQEAEQGRKIKEVGADLEFVVKKLQQSERDVAQRVMREMMPRANTVVMDVVKAESIGLLLNAQAALYADAGYSINGKVTEKLNQLKK, via the coding sequence GTGAAGCGCTTTGGTCGTACAGCGGCGATTGCCTGCCTGATGTGTGTGTTTTCCGCCACCGCTCTTGCCCAGGGCAAAGTCGCGGTACTGAACCTCGAGGAAGCCGTGTTCAGCACGGAAGAAGCCAAAGCGCAGTTCAATATCCTGCGCCAGACGCCCGATTACACCAAGAACAAGAAAGATGCCGAGGCGCTGAAGAAGCAGTACGAGGACCTCGCGGAGCAGTTCAACAAGAACCGCGAAGTCATGAGCGCCGAGCAAGAAGCCGAGCAGGGCCGCAAGATCAAGGAAGTGGGTGCGGACCTCGAGTTCGTGGTCAAGAAACTGCAGCAGTCCGAGCGTGATGTCGCGCAGCGCGTGATGCGTGAAATGATGCCGCGCGCCAACACGGTGGTGATGGACGTGGTGAAAGCCGAGAGCATTGGCCTGTTGCTGAATGCCCAGGCTGCGCTGTACGCGGATGCCGGTTACAGCATCAACGGCAAGGTCACCGAAAAGCTCAACCAGCTGAAAAAATGA
- the bamA gene encoding outer membrane protein assembly factor BamA has translation MKRYLVLLPLLFGLAGMAWAESFVVTDIRVEGLQRISPGSVFNDIPIKVNDRIDQAAIADTSRALFRSGNFDDVQIGRDGDVLVITLVERPSISEINIDGNKAIETDALMDGLKGAGLAVGQVFQRATLEQMRVELQRQYVSQGRYDATIETEIAEQARNRVAVNINISEGSVAAIKHINIVGNSVFNEDDLVDLFELKSSGWLSWITSDDKYSREKLNGGLENLSSYYLDRGYIRFNIDSTQVAITPDRSGVYITVNITEGDKYAVTKVDLSGDIVLSEEEMRRYLLLREGQDFSQVQVTNTEELITQRLGVEGYTFAKVNGIPEINDEDKTVAVKFFIDPGKRTYVRRIEFRGNVKSIDEVLRREMRQMESAPASSALIEQSRVRLERLGFFKEVKTENKEVPGTDDMIDVEYTVEEQSSGSIGASVGYAQDAGLILGANLQQNNFLGTGKQIGIGLNTSQYQSLYSFNYVDPYFTEDGVSRGFTLFYRSTDLEEINVASYTTDTIGGTVSFGYPISETQRLGLSVGVNHTDITAGRGAVQEIKGSPRPIKNTIGYVNQSDLSLTNGWYPLDAIQSPVPDSFFQTGTPDGFLDLYGDVYDNLLLTGSWSQFALNRGQLATRGYSQNLSLQVSTPGSDLEYYKITYNGQIFLPLWRQFTFHLRSDLGYGGGWGDTSELPFYEHFYAGGFRSVRGYKSNTLGPQSTPAQTYRIQNVPVYDANGNVVDVVNDQYVYISCAPTVDGAGVVRCDGPDGEKILVDGVYTNNNGTDPFGGNILVEGSAEVLFPLPFIKDQRSVRSGLFLDFGNVFDTNCKSQQLICSDLDFGELRYSVGFGVTWITGFGPITFSLAKPLNDEREDNTEIFQFSLGQGF, from the coding sequence ATGAAGCGATATCTAGTTCTGCTGCCGTTGCTGTTCGGCCTCGCCGGGATGGCATGGGCCGAGTCGTTCGTGGTCACCGACATCCGTGTCGAGGGCCTGCAACGCATTTCCCCCGGATCCGTGTTCAACGATATCCCGATCAAGGTCAACGATCGCATCGACCAGGCGGCGATCGCCGACACCTCGCGGGCGCTGTTCCGTTCGGGCAATTTCGATGATGTGCAGATTGGCCGCGATGGCGATGTGCTGGTCATCACCCTGGTCGAACGACCGTCGATCAGCGAAATCAACATCGATGGCAACAAGGCGATCGAAACCGATGCGCTGATGGACGGACTCAAGGGAGCCGGGCTCGCGGTGGGACAGGTGTTCCAGCGTGCCACGCTCGAGCAGATGCGCGTGGAACTGCAACGCCAGTATGTCAGCCAGGGGCGTTACGATGCCACGATCGAGACCGAGATCGCGGAGCAGGCACGCAACCGGGTCGCGGTGAACATCAATATCTCCGAAGGCAGCGTTGCCGCGATCAAGCACATCAACATCGTGGGTAACTCGGTGTTCAACGAAGACGATCTGGTCGATCTGTTCGAGCTCAAATCCTCGGGCTGGCTGTCGTGGATCACCAGCGATGACAAGTACTCGCGCGAGAAGCTCAACGGCGGCCTCGAGAACCTGAGCTCCTATTATCTCGATCGCGGCTATATCCGCTTCAACATCGACTCGACCCAGGTCGCGATCACCCCGGATCGCAGCGGCGTCTACATCACCGTGAATATCACCGAGGGCGACAAGTATGCGGTGACGAAGGTCGATCTGTCGGGAGATATCGTGCTCTCCGAGGAAGAGATGCGGCGTTACCTGCTGTTGCGCGAAGGTCAGGATTTTTCCCAGGTCCAGGTCACCAATACCGAGGAGCTGATCACGCAGCGCCTCGGCGTGGAAGGCTACACCTTTGCCAAGGTCAACGGGATTCCCGAGATCAACGACGAGGACAAGACGGTCGCGGTCAAGTTTTTCATCGATCCGGGCAAGCGCACCTATGTGCGGCGCATCGAGTTCCGTGGCAACGTGAAGAGCATCGACGAGGTGCTGCGCCGCGAGATGCGCCAGATGGAGTCGGCGCCGGCTTCCTCGGCTTTGATCGAGCAGTCGCGCGTGCGTCTCGAGCGGCTCGGCTTCTTCAAGGAGGTCAAGACCGAGAACAAGGAGGTACCCGGCACCGATGACATGATCGATGTGGAGTACACGGTGGAGGAACAGTCCTCCGGCAGTATCGGGGCAAGCGTGGGTTATGCGCAGGACGCCGGGCTCATCCTCGGCGCGAACCTGCAGCAGAACAACTTCCTTGGCACCGGCAAGCAGATCGGAATCGGCCTGAACACCAGCCAGTACCAGTCGCTCTACAGCTTCAATTACGTCGATCCGTATTTCACGGAAGACGGGGTGAGCCGTGGCTTCACGCTGTTCTACCGTTCGACCGATCTGGAAGAGATCAACGTCGCGAGTTACACCACGGATACCATCGGCGGGACGGTGAGTTTCGGCTATCCGATCAGCGAGACCCAGCGCCTTGGGCTGAGTGTGGGCGTGAATCACACCGATATTACCGCCGGTCGCGGCGCGGTGCAGGAGATCAAGGGCAGCCCGCGCCCGATCAAGAACACCATTGGCTATGTCAACCAGAGCGATCTTTCGCTGACGAACGGCTGGTACCCGCTCGATGCCATCCAGTCCCCGGTACCCGACAGTTTCTTCCAGACCGGCACCCCGGATGGCTTTCTCGATCTGTATGGCGACGTCTATGACAACCTCCTGCTCACCGGCAGCTGGTCGCAGTTCGCGCTGAACCGCGGCCAGCTCGCAACCCGCGGGTATTCGCAGAATCTCTCGTTGCAGGTTTCCACGCCGGGCAGCGATCTCGAGTATTACAAGATCACTTACAACGGCCAGATCTTTCTGCCGTTGTGGCGCCAGTTCACTTTCCATCTGCGTTCCGATCTCGGTTATGGCGGCGGCTGGGGTGACACCAGCGAGTTGCCGTTCTATGAGCACTTCTATGCCGGTGGTTTCCGCTCGGTACGCGGCTACAAGAGCAATACGCTGGGTCCCCAGAGTACGCCGGCCCAGACCTACCGGATCCAGAATGTCCCCGTTTACGACGCCAACGGCAACGTCGTCGACGTGGTCAACGATCAGTACGTCTATATCAGTTGTGCGCCGACGGTCGATGGCGCGGGCGTGGTGCGCTGTGATGGCCCGGATGGCGAAAAGATCCTGGTTGACGGGGTGTACACCAACAACAACGGCACCGATCCCTTTGGCGGCAACATACTCGTCGAAGGCAGCGCCGAGGTGTTGTTCCCCTTGCCGTTCATCAAGGATCAGCGCTCCGTACGCTCGGGCTTGTTCCTCGATTTTGGTAATGTTTTTGATACCAATTGCAAATCCCAGCAATTAATATGCTCCGACCTTGATTTCGGCGAGCTGCGTTACTCGGTCGGCTTCGGAGTGACCTGGATCACCGGTTTCGGTCCAATCACTTTCAGCCTGGCCAAACCGCTCAACGACGAGCGCGAGGACAACACCGAGATCTTCCAGTTCTCGCTCGGTCAGGGCTTTTAA
- the fabZ gene encoding 3-hydroxyacyl-ACP dehydratase FabZ yields the protein MLMDVNEIREYLPHRYPFLLVDRVTELTPGTSIVAYKNVSVNEGFFEGHFPGLPVMPGVLIVEALAQAAGILGFRTMNKKPADGSIYYFVGADKLRFKRPVVPGDRLQLEARIVTEKRGIWKFDCVASVDGQLVCEASILCADRRR from the coding sequence ATGCTGATGGACGTAAACGAGATCCGCGAATACCTGCCGCATCGCTACCCCTTCCTGCTGGTGGACCGGGTGACCGAGCTGACGCCCGGCACGTCGATCGTCGCGTACAAGAATGTGAGCGTGAACGAGGGTTTTTTCGAGGGTCATTTCCCGGGGCTGCCGGTGATGCCGGGGGTGCTGATCGTGGAAGCGCTGGCCCAGGCTGCCGGAATTCTCGGCTTCCGGACCATGAACAAGAAACCTGCCGACGGCTCGATCTACTACTTCGTGGGTGCCGACAAGCTGCGCTTCAAGCGCCCGGTGGTGCCGGGTGACCGCCTGCAGCTCGAGGCGCGCATCGTCACCGAGAAGCGCGGTATCTGGAAGTTCGACTGCGTGGCCTCGGTCGACGGGCAACTGGTGTGCGAGGCGAGCATCCTGTGTGCGGATCGCCGGCGGTGA
- the dnaE gene encoding DNA polymerase III subunit alpha → MSRHFVHLRLHSEFSMIDGLVRIDKLVERAAELGMPAVALTDQSNLYALIKFYKAAQKAGVKPIVGCDVQVETGGAIFPLTLLVCAQEGYRNLTRLISRGWLEGQQMGRPVLQRDWLVQSCDGLIALSGARDGDVGQALLAERGELAQELLGAWMTQFPGRFYIELCRTGRPHEEDYLHLAVELAGRLRCPVVATNDVRFLDRSDYEAHEARVCIHEGRALEDPRRQRLFSPYQYLRPAQEMQALFADIPEALENSVEIARRCSIELELGKYYLPDYPVPAGTRIEDFLQRLAQEGLVARLAAFGDGAARRDAYQERLDFELDTINSMGFAGYFLIVMDFIRWAKNNAVPVGPGRGSGAGSLVAYVLGITDIDPLQYNLLFERFLNPERVSLPDFDVDFCMEGRDRVIAYVADTYGRDAVSQIITFGTMAAKAVVRDVARVQGKPYGLADKLSKLIPFEPGMTLEKAMAQEEPLRDFVARNEEVAEIMEMAFKLEGLARNVGKHAGGVVIAPTTLTDFAPLYSDEAGGGLVTQFDKDDVEQVGLVKFDFLGLRTLTIIDWALAIVNRRLAGEQREPIDINRIALDDPLVYASLQRAETTAIFQLESRGMKDLIKRQQPSCFEDIIALVALFRPGPLQSGMVDDFIDRKHGRSIVRYPHPRLEPILNNTYGVILYQEQVMQIAQVLAGYTLGGADVLRRAMGKKKAEEMAQQREIFIAGASTQGVAVEVAASIFDLMEKFAGYGFNKSHSAAYALVSYQTAWLKTHFPAEFMAAVLSAEMSNTDKVVVLIEECRHMKLALVLPDVNSGEFRFTVNKRGEVVYGLGAIKGIGEGPVESIVAARTADGEFRDLFDFCTRTDPRRVNKRVLEALIRSGAMDGLGASRAVLMAAMAEALKAAEQRARNLDVGLMDMFADNAPASTGEDVYAAFRAAAEWSARERLRGEKETLGLYVTGHPIDDHEAEIAQFTRTRITQLRADQEPQRIVGLVVGMRTMKSKRGEDIAFLQLDDRSARVEVSLFSDVYRACREHAVRDTILVVEGVVSVDDFSGGMRMRANEAYTLVEARRRFARELVLQLGEDDFAADFTSVLGRLLGGGRAREGCAVRVVYSTADASAEISLGDQWRLLPSDEALARLRERLGAGRVSLRYSS, encoded by the coding sequence ATGAGCAGGCACTTCGTCCATTTACGGCTCCATTCCGAATTTTCGATGATCGATGGCCTGGTGCGCATCGACAAGCTGGTCGAACGCGCCGCCGAACTCGGTATGCCGGCCGTGGCACTGACCGACCAGAGCAACCTGTACGCGTTGATCAAGTTCTACAAGGCCGCGCAGAAAGCGGGTGTCAAACCGATTGTCGGCTGCGATGTGCAGGTCGAGACGGGCGGTGCGATTTTCCCGCTGACCCTGCTCGTTTGCGCCCAGGAGGGCTATCGCAACCTGACGCGGCTGATTTCGCGCGGCTGGCTCGAGGGTCAGCAAATGGGGCGGCCGGTGTTGCAGCGCGACTGGCTGGTACAAAGTTGTGACGGGTTGATAGCGCTGTCAGGCGCTCGCGATGGTGATGTCGGCCAGGCACTGCTGGCCGAACGGGGCGAACTGGCGCAGGAGCTGCTGGGCGCCTGGATGACGCAGTTCCCGGGGCGATTCTATATCGAGTTGTGCCGCACCGGACGGCCGCACGAAGAGGACTACCTGCACCTGGCGGTGGAACTCGCGGGACGTCTGCGCTGCCCGGTGGTTGCCACCAACGATGTGCGCTTTCTTGATCGCAGCGACTACGAGGCACACGAGGCGCGTGTCTGCATTCACGAGGGGCGGGCACTCGAAGACCCGCGCCGCCAGCGTCTTTTCAGCCCTTACCAGTACCTGCGCCCGGCGCAGGAGATGCAGGCCCTGTTCGCGGATATCCCGGAGGCGCTCGAGAACAGCGTGGAGATCGCGCGCCGCTGCAGCATCGAGCTCGAGCTCGGCAAATATTATCTGCCCGACTATCCGGTACCCGCGGGTACCCGGATCGAGGATTTTCTGCAGCGCCTCGCCCAGGAAGGGCTGGTTGCGCGCCTGGCGGCGTTCGGCGATGGCGCGGCACGCAGGGACGCCTACCAGGAACGGCTGGACTTCGAGCTCGACACGATCAATTCGATGGGCTTTGCCGGTTATTTCCTGATCGTGATGGATTTCATTCGCTGGGCGAAGAACAACGCGGTGCCGGTCGGGCCAGGCCGCGGTTCGGGTGCCGGTTCGCTGGTCGCCTATGTTCTGGGCATCACGGATATCGATCCGCTCCAGTACAACCTGCTGTTCGAGCGCTTCCTGAATCCGGAGCGGGTATCGCTGCCCGACTTCGACGTGGACTTCTGCATGGAGGGACGCGACCGGGTGATTGCCTACGTGGCGGATACCTACGGGCGCGACGCGGTCTCCCAGATCATCACCTTCGGCACCATGGCCGCCAAGGCCGTGGTGCGCGATGTGGCGCGGGTACAGGGCAAGCCATACGGACTGGCCGACAAGCTCTCCAAGCTCATCCCGTTCGAACCCGGCATGACGCTCGAAAAAGCCATGGCGCAGGAGGAGCCGCTGCGCGATTTCGTTGCCCGCAACGAGGAGGTGGCGGAGATCATGGAGATGGCCTTCAAGCTCGAAGGCCTGGCGCGCAACGTGGGCAAGCATGCCGGCGGCGTGGTGATCGCTCCCACCACGCTCACCGATTTCGCACCGCTCTATTCCGACGAAGCCGGTGGCGGCCTGGTTACCCAGTTCGACAAGGACGATGTCGAGCAGGTCGGCCTGGTCAAGTTCGATTTTCTCGGCCTGCGCACGCTCACGATCATCGATTGGGCCCTGGCGATCGTCAACCGCAGGCTTGCGGGGGAGCAGCGCGAGCCGATCGACATCAACCGCATCGCGCTCGATGACCCGCTGGTTTATGCATCCTTGCAGCGCGCGGAAACCACGGCGATCTTCCAGCTCGAATCGCGCGGCATGAAGGACCTGATAAAGCGCCAGCAGCCGAGTTGCTTCGAGGACATCATTGCGCTGGTCGCGCTGTTCCGTCCCGGACCGCTGCAGTCCGGAATGGTCGACGATTTCATCGACCGCAAGCACGGGCGCTCGATCGTGCGCTATCCGCACCCGCGGCTCGAGCCGATTCTCAACAATACCTACGGTGTGATCCTCTACCAGGAGCAGGTGATGCAGATCGCCCAGGTGCTGGCTGGCTACACGCTCGGCGGCGCGGACGTGTTGCGCCGTGCGATGGGCAAGAAAAAAGCCGAGGAGATGGCGCAGCAGCGCGAGATCTTTATTGCCGGCGCCAGCACCCAGGGGGTCGCCGTCGAGGTTGCGGCATCGATCTTCGATCTGATGGAGAAATTTGCCGGCTACGGCTTCAACAAATCGCACTCCGCGGCCTATGCGCTGGTGTCCTACCAGACAGCCTGGCTGAAGACCCATTTCCCGGCGGAATTCATGGCCGCGGTGTTGTCGGCGGAAATGAGCAATACGGACAAGGTGGTGGTGCTGATCGAGGAGTGCCGGCACATGAAGCTGGCGCTGGTGCTGCCCGACGTCAACAGCGGGGAATTCCGTTTCACGGTCAACAAACGCGGCGAGGTGGTCTACGGTCTCGGTGCGATCAAGGGTATCGGCGAGGGGCCGGTGGAGAGCATCGTCGCGGCGCGCACCGCGGATGGAGAGTTCCGTGACCTGTTCGACTTCTGCACACGTACCGATCCGCGTCGGGTCAACAAGCGGGTGCTCGAGGCGCTCATCCGCTCCGGTGCGATGGATGGGCTTGGCGCCTCGCGTGCGGTGCTGATGGCGGCGATGGCGGAGGCGCTCAAGGCGGCCGAACAGCGCGCGCGCAATCTCGATGTCGGTTTGATGGACATGTTTGCCGACAACGCGCCTGCGAGCACCGGAGAGGACGTGTATGCCGCCTTCAGGGCGGCTGCCGAGTGGAGCGCGAGGGAGCGTCTGCGTGGCGAGAAGGAGACGCTCGGCCTTTACGTGACGGGGCATCCGATCGACGATCACGAGGCGGAGATCGCGCAGTTCACGCGCACGCGCATCACGCAATTGAGGGCGGACCAGGAGCCGCAGCGTATCGTGGGCCTGGTGGTTGGCATGCGCACCATGAAAAGCAAGCGTGGCGAGGATATCGCGTTCCTGCAGCTCGACGATCGCAGCGCTCGTGTCGAGGTGTCGCTGTTTTCCGATGTCTACCGCGCCTGCCGTGAACACGCAGTGCGCGATACCATCCTCGTCGTGGAGGGGGTGGTGAGCGTCGATGATTTTTCGGGTGGCATGAGAATGCGCGCCAACGAGGCCTATACGCTTGTCGAGGCGCGCCGCCGGTTTGCGCGCGAATTGGTGCTGCAGCTCGGTGAGGACGATTTCGCCGCTGATTTCACCAGCGTGCTGGGCCGTCTCCTGGGAGGCGGTCGTGCGCGCGAGGGCTGCGCGGTGCGGGTGGTCTACAGCACGGCGGATGCCAGTGCGGAGATCAGCCTGGGGGATCAGTGGCGCCTGCTG
- the rnhB gene encoding ribonuclease HII encodes MSDWAELLATRQCVAGVDEAGRGPLAGDVIAAAVILPADACLPGLRDSKQLSHARRPQLAAAVREQARGWALGRASVEEIDRLNILQASLLAMHRAVQALNLVPDLVLVDGNRCPVWRYASVAVVRGDALVPAISAASVLAKVARDEEMKLLDRQYPDYGFALHKGYPTAAHLAALARFGPCPIHRRSFAPVRTAVAQCALDFD; translated from the coding sequence ATGAGCGACTGGGCCGAACTGCTCGCGACGCGACAATGTGTGGCGGGTGTCGATGAGGCCGGGCGCGGCCCGCTTGCCGGCGATGTGATTGCTGCGGCGGTCATCCTGCCAGCCGACGCCTGCCTGCCGGGACTGCGCGATTCGAAGCAGCTCAGCCATGCCCGCCGCCCGCAGCTGGCGGCGGCGGTGCGCGAGCAGGCGCGCGGCTGGGCGCTCGGTCGCGCCAGTGTCGAGGAAATCGACCGGCTGAACATCCTGCAGGCGAGCCTGCTGGCGATGCACCGCGCGGTGCAGGCGCTGAACCTGGTTCCGGATCTGGTGCTGGTCGATGGCAATCGCTGCCCCGTCTGGCGGTATGCGTCGGTGGCGGTGGTCAGGGGCGATGCGCTGGTTCCCGCGATAAGTGCCGCCTCGGTGCTGGCCAAGGTTGCGCGCGATGAGGAGATGAAGCTGCTCGATCGACAGTACCCCGATTACGGCTTTGCACTGCACAAGGGCTACCCCACGGCGGCACATCTCGCGGCCCTTGCGCGGTTTGGTCCGTGCCCGATCCATCGCCGCTCCTTTGCACCGGTACGCACGGCAGTTGCGCAATGCGCGCTGGATTTCGATTGA